In Lepidochelys kempii isolate rLepKem1 chromosome 10, rLepKem1.hap2, whole genome shotgun sequence, a single window of DNA contains:
- the RAB27A gene encoding ras-related protein Rab-27A isoform X1, with product MSDGDYDYLIKFLALGDSGVGKTSILYQYTDGKFNSRFITTVGIDFREKRVMYRSNGPDGISGRGQRIHLQLWDTAGQERFRSLTTAFFRDAMGFLLLFDLTNEQSFLNVRNWISQLQMHAYCENPDIVLCGNKSDMEDQRMVKEEEAKELAEKYGIPYFETSAANGTNVTKAVETLLDLIMKRMERCVDKSWIPEGVVRSNGHSSTEQLHEEKEKGKCGC from the exons ATGTCTGATGGAGACTATGATTACCTCATAAAATTCCTAGCACTTGGTGACTCTGGAGTAGGAAAGACCAGCATCCTTTACCAGTACACAGATGGCAAATTTAATTCCAGATTTATCACAACAGTGGGTATTGACTTTCGGGAAAAGAGAGTG ATGTATAGATCCAACGGGCCAGATGGCATTAGTGGCAGAGGACAGAGGATACATCTGCAACTGTGGGACACTGCAGGGCAGGAAAG GTTTCGTAGCTTGACAACAGCTTTCTTCAGAGATGCTATGGGCTTTCTTCTCCTCTTCGATCTGACAAATGAGCAAAGCTTTCTCAATGTCAGAAACTGGATAA GCCAGCTACAAATGCATGCGTATTGTGAAAACCCTGATATTGTATTATGTGGAAACAAAAGTGATATGGAAGACCAGAGAATGGTGAAAGAAGAGGAGGCAAAGGAACTTGCGGAAAAATATGG GATACCATATTTTGAAACAAGTGCAGCTAATGGAACTAATGTGACCAAGGCAGTTGAAACTCTGCTTGACCTTATCATGAAGCGCATGGAACGGTGCGTGGACAAGTCATGGATACCCGAGGGGGTAGTACGGTCCAATGGACACAGCTCTACTGAGCAGCTACatgaggagaaagagaaaggcAAATGTGGCTGTTGA
- the RAB27A gene encoding ras-related protein Rab-27A isoform X2 has product MSDGDYDYLIKFLALGDSGVGKTSILYQYTDGKFNSRFITTVGIDFREKRVMYRSNGPDGISGRGQRIHLQLWDTAGQERFRSLTTAFFRDAMGFLLLFDLTNEQSFLNVRNWISQLQMHAYCENPDIVLCGNKSDMEDQRMVKEEEAKELAEKYGIPYFETSAANGTNVTKAVETLLDLIMKRMERNLGQAKCQQNFIRASALH; this is encoded by the exons ATGTCTGATGGAGACTATGATTACCTCATAAAATTCCTAGCACTTGGTGACTCTGGAGTAGGAAAGACCAGCATCCTTTACCAGTACACAGATGGCAAATTTAATTCCAGATTTATCACAACAGTGGGTATTGACTTTCGGGAAAAGAGAGTG ATGTATAGATCCAACGGGCCAGATGGCATTAGTGGCAGAGGACAGAGGATACATCTGCAACTGTGGGACACTGCAGGGCAGGAAAG GTTTCGTAGCTTGACAACAGCTTTCTTCAGAGATGCTATGGGCTTTCTTCTCCTCTTCGATCTGACAAATGAGCAAAGCTTTCTCAATGTCAGAAACTGGATAA GCCAGCTACAAATGCATGCGTATTGTGAAAACCCTGATATTGTATTATGTGGAAACAAAAGTGATATGGAAGACCAGAGAATGGTGAAAGAAGAGGAGGCAAAGGAACTTGCGGAAAAATATGG GATACCATATTTTGAAACAAGTGCAGCTAATGGAACTAATGTGACCAAGGCAGTTGAAACTCTGCTTGACCTTATCATGAAGCGCATGGAACG GAATTTAGGGCAAGCTAAGTGCCAGCAAAATTTCATCAGAGCTAGTGCTTTGCACTGA